The following proteins come from a genomic window of Geothrix edaphica:
- a CDS encoding nitrate/sulfonate/bicarbonate ABC transporter ATP-binding protein, whose translation MQQPYTSPICELRGVQMRFPGPRGGVQRVLEDIRLEVRPDEILCLIGPNGSGKSTLLRLLAGLMPPTQGEVRHHGEKLEGLNPGVAMVFQSFALYPWMTVEENVRVVLRARDLPEGEVRERAHQAIRKVGLEGFEEAFPRELSRGTKQRVGVARALAVDPEILVMDEPFSQVDALTAEALRAEIMDIWADKERNPSAIVMVSQSIREALLMADRVAVLSGSPGTLRTIVEVPMARPRDSRSPEFMKLVDHLHDIFTSAELPDVQVTAPIPSAAAQEDQVEPLPMAQSGDILGLLEFLETQGGTSDLFQVASHTHVAFEKVLTTVKAAEMLDLVDTPKRAVLLTPLGKRFVNANMDDRKDLWRAQLLELRLFRVVQEMMHLEEGELSEETLLQELATRLPMEDPEKTFETLVAWGRFGELFAYREERGVLTPE comes from the coding sequence ATGCAGCAGCCCTACACCTCCCCCATCTGCGAACTCCGCGGCGTCCAGATGCGCTTCCCCGGCCCCCGGGGCGGCGTCCAGCGCGTGCTCGAGGACATCCGGCTCGAGGTGCGGCCGGACGAGATCCTGTGCCTCATCGGCCCCAACGGCTCCGGCAAGTCCACTCTGCTGCGGCTGCTGGCGGGCCTCATGCCCCCCACCCAGGGCGAGGTCCGCCACCACGGCGAGAAGCTCGAAGGCCTGAATCCGGGCGTGGCCATGGTGTTCCAGAGCTTCGCCCTCTACCCCTGGATGACCGTGGAGGAGAACGTCCGTGTGGTGCTGCGCGCCCGCGACCTGCCCGAGGGCGAGGTCCGCGAGCGGGCCCACCAGGCCATCCGCAAGGTCGGCCTCGAGGGCTTCGAGGAGGCCTTCCCCCGCGAGCTCTCGCGAGGCACCAAGCAGCGCGTGGGCGTGGCCCGGGCCCTGGCGGTGGACCCCGAGATCCTGGTCATGGACGAACCCTTCAGTCAGGTGGACGCCCTCACGGCGGAAGCACTGCGCGCGGAGATCATGGACATCTGGGCGGACAAGGAGCGCAACCCCTCGGCCATCGTGATGGTGAGCCAGTCCATCCGCGAGGCCCTGCTCATGGCCGACCGGGTGGCCGTGCTGTCCGGCAGCCCGGGCACCCTGCGGACCATCGTCGAGGTGCCCATGGCCCGGCCCCGCGACAGCCGCTCCCCCGAGTTCATGAAGCTGGTGGACCACCTGCACGACATCTTCACCAGCGCCGAGCTCCCGGACGTGCAGGTCACCGCCCCCATCCCCAGCGCCGCCGCCCAGGAGGACCAGGTGGAGCCCCTGCCCATGGCCCAGAGCGGCGACATCCTGGGCCTGCTGGAGTTCCTGGAGACCCAGGGCGGCACCAGCGACCTCTTCCAGGTGGCCTCGCACACCCATGTCGCCTTCGAGAAGGTGCTCACCACTGTGAAGGCCGCGGAGATGCTGGACCTGGTGGACACGCCCAAGCGCGCCGTCCTGCTCACGCCCCTGGGCAAGCGGTTCGTGAACGCCAACATGGATGACCGCAAGGACCTGTGGCGAGCCCAGCTCCTGGAGCTGCGGCTCTTCCGCGTGGTGCAGGAGATGATGCACCTCGAGGAGGGCGAGCTGTCCGAGGAGACCCTCCTCCAGGAGCTGGCCACCCGGCTGCCCATGGAGGATCCGGAGAAGACCTTCGAGACCCTGGTCGCGTGGGGCCGCTTCGGGGAACTCTTCGCCTATCGCGAGGAGCGGGGCGTCCTCACGCCGGAGTAG
- a CDS encoding ABC transporter permease, with the protein MIHRFLDTVWGQAMNLLTAPIRHRRWIDLLVLAALVGTLAALWLVGKEWTAVQRPTVEIALSAWALPKYLLLSLIRAIAAYVVSLAFTLVVAYWAAKDPRAERVLVPILDILQSVPLLAFLPPVLLLMLTLFPRSNIGLELSAILLIVTCQAWNMAFSFYQSLKTLPKELEETSSLYGFTWLQKLRWVEIPFATPGLVWNSMVSVANSWFFLMSAEAFHAGNKNFQLPGLGSYMNTAVEQGSTRAQIYAILTMLVLVILLDQLVWRPVVAWSQRFQVDEGGEVDPGENWLLRLFRRSRLLKWLERRRNQRLHQRTPRPAFIRKAHEEFQRPGRLGSWVASSAMVGILALLSLGAFSVVRLLAEVSGPKWLVLLKAGGASLSRVLLSTFLATLWTLPVGLWIGMSPKWSRRLQSVVQVAASFPSSLIFASLILLFSSLGIGLGVSCVLLMVLSTQWYLLFNIIAGAQAIPADLREASTAYRMSLWKRCWNLYFPAVFPFLVTGWVTATGGAWNASIITEIVTTRQHTLRTFGLGAEVVLATEQGSMPHLAASALLMATLVVLFNRLVWVPLYRLAETRYALNR; encoded by the coding sequence ATGATCCACCGCTTCCTCGACACTGTCTGGGGCCAGGCGATGAACCTGCTGACGGCGCCCATCCGGCACCGCCGCTGGATCGACCTCCTCGTGCTCGCGGCCCTCGTGGGCACGCTGGCGGCGCTCTGGCTGGTGGGGAAGGAGTGGACTGCCGTCCAGCGGCCCACGGTGGAGATCGCCCTCAGCGCCTGGGCCCTGCCCAAGTACCTCCTCCTGTCCCTGATCCGGGCCATCGCGGCCTACGTCGTGTCGCTGGCCTTCACGCTGGTGGTGGCCTACTGGGCGGCCAAGGACCCGCGCGCCGAGCGGGTGCTGGTGCCCATCCTCGACATCCTCCAGAGCGTACCGCTGCTGGCCTTCCTGCCGCCCGTGCTGCTGCTCATGCTCACCCTCTTCCCCCGGAGCAACATCGGCCTGGAGCTGTCGGCGATCCTCCTCATCGTCACCTGCCAGGCCTGGAACATGGCCTTCAGCTTCTACCAGTCGCTGAAGACCCTGCCCAAGGAACTGGAGGAGACCTCCAGCCTCTACGGCTTCACCTGGCTCCAGAAGCTCCGCTGGGTCGAGATCCCCTTCGCCACGCCGGGCCTGGTGTGGAACTCCATGGTGAGCGTGGCGAACAGCTGGTTCTTCCTCATGTCTGCCGAGGCCTTCCACGCGGGCAACAAGAACTTCCAGCTTCCGGGGTTGGGATCCTACATGAACACGGCGGTGGAGCAGGGGAGCACCCGCGCCCAGATCTACGCCATCCTCACCATGCTGGTGCTGGTGATCCTGCTGGACCAGCTGGTCTGGCGACCCGTGGTGGCCTGGTCCCAGCGCTTCCAGGTGGACGAGGGCGGCGAGGTGGATCCCGGCGAGAACTGGCTCCTCCGCCTCTTCCGCCGCTCACGCCTCCTGAAGTGGCTGGAACGCCGCCGCAACCAGCGCCTGCACCAGCGGACCCCGCGCCCGGCTTTCATCCGGAAGGCCCACGAGGAGTTCCAGCGACCAGGGCGGCTGGGGTCCTGGGTGGCCTCCTCGGCCATGGTGGGCATCCTCGCGCTGCTCTCGCTGGGAGCGTTCTCCGTCGTGCGGTTGCTGGCCGAGGTGAGCGGCCCGAAGTGGCTGGTCCTGCTCAAGGCCGGCGGGGCCTCCCTGTCGCGGGTGCTCCTGTCCACGTTCCTGGCCACGCTCTGGACCCTGCCGGTGGGCCTGTGGATCGGCATGTCGCCGAAGTGGTCCCGGCGCCTGCAGTCCGTGGTGCAGGTGGCGGCCTCCTTCCCCTCCTCCCTGATCTTCGCGTCGCTCATCCTGCTGTTCAGCTCCCTGGGCATCGGGCTCGGCGTGAGCTGCGTGCTGCTGATGGTGCTGTCCACCCAGTGGTACCTGCTGTTCAACATCATCGCGGGGGCCCAGGCCATCCCCGCGGACCTCCGCGAGGCCTCCACCGCCTACCGGATGTCCCTGTGGAAGCGCTGCTGGAACCTCTACTTCCCGGCGGTGTTCCCCTTCCTCGTCACCGGGTGGGTGACCGCCACCGGAGGCGCCTGGAACGCCAGCATCATCACCGAGATCGTCACCACCAGGCAGCACACGCTCCGGACCTTCGGCCTGGGCGCCGAGGTCGTGCTGGCCACTGAGCAGGGCTCCATGCCCCATCTGGCCGCGAGCGCCCTCCTCATGGCGACCCTGGTCGTCCTCTTCAACCGCCTCGTCTGGGTGCCGCTCTATCGCCTGGCCGAGACCCGCTACGCGCTCAACCGCTGA
- a CDS encoding serine/threonine-protein kinase, giving the protein MATAEERVLALAVARGFLEPGDISGQLDDLVASGRLDEGDRRMLEQELADLEAAEADHWSMEITAQGPRASDGPGTEGGAESPVPGPEASIPPAGLRQSGIFRARTLERWGRFEALELLGEGGMGRVFRATDSRLRRVVALKLLRRDDPALLQRFIQEAQLQARIDHPNVCRVHEVGEWRGQPYIVMQFINGETLLKAASTLSLEALLRLMTEVCEGVHAAHRLGLIHRDLNPANLMMERLEDGSTRACVLDFGLARGLEGGRFTETGQVMGTVSYMSPEQARGKAGLLDRRSDIYSLGATLYELLTGDPPFGGEGLDCMTRIVKDDPVPVRTHVPTIPPDLDTVVLTCLQKDPRRRYATARALGEDLQHILDGEPIQARAATPVERMIHWARKRKALVAASAAVCLSIAVFGGLAVRERLRAQTRAAHAQRFAQAAERIEALARYLRIQPARDLTRDQADLRARVEALTREVRAAGPLAEAPGAYALGRARLALDDPSGARTHLERAWAMGFRTPEAAHAQGRALAAIYQIEQGKAYALPDPDLRQRRLEELMQTLRIPAADWLRRGASASLEPPAFRTGLLMLMEGQPQEAVRLAREAQAQAPWFYEALRLEAEAWLAQAHLAQEEPITRPALAAAGRALAQAELRAPCDVDLLRLDLRRWQEAVALGWQSGADPRGPVLAQVAVADRWTLLEPSAAEPLAWRARARGEMARYLTYRESDPGAWLTQARTDAAEALRRNPDEVEAFTARASVLRTEGFRLLSAGADPSQPLKEAMTAADRGLQLDPGHIVLMNIRSSALLAWIDHTRLKGSYRRDAVAPYLQQARATADAHPGDAYYQSSLGGVAQAMAKASLASGGDPSADAEEAVRAYEAALKTQPGHVGFHRGILIARAVQAKALARDGRDPEGAVDLARTAFHRARKAQVPLATLTPFLMEALLAAAMQAQAQGRDPSGYLDEAGQLPVQLDGSAEDPIEPGAIRLRYLAFLLRTGHRSQPPHVRESGEELARSLVRLKPVDPGFWMALAQFREACGDFAGAAQVRARGRALHPGWRDF; this is encoded by the coding sequence ATGGCGACCGCTGAGGAGCGGGTGCTGGCCCTGGCCGTGGCCCGCGGGTTCCTCGAACCCGGCGACATCAGCGGCCAGCTGGATGACCTGGTGGCCTCTGGGCGCCTGGACGAGGGCGATCGCCGCATGCTGGAGCAGGAGCTGGCCGACCTGGAGGCCGCCGAGGCGGACCACTGGTCCATGGAAATCACCGCGCAGGGGCCCAGGGCGTCCGACGGCCCGGGCACGGAAGGGGGGGCCGAGTCCCCGGTGCCAGGCCCGGAGGCGTCCATCCCACCGGCCGGGCTCCGGCAGAGCGGAATCTTCCGGGCCCGGACCCTCGAACGGTGGGGACGGTTCGAGGCCCTGGAGCTGCTCGGCGAAGGGGGCATGGGCCGGGTCTTCCGGGCCACGGACTCCCGCCTCCGCCGCGTGGTGGCGCTCAAGCTCCTCCGGCGGGACGATCCCGCGCTCCTGCAGCGGTTCATCCAGGAGGCCCAGCTCCAGGCCCGGATCGACCATCCCAACGTCTGCCGGGTGCATGAGGTGGGCGAGTGGCGCGGCCAGCCCTACATCGTCATGCAGTTCATCAATGGGGAGACCCTCCTGAAGGCCGCGTCCACGCTGTCGCTGGAGGCGCTGCTGCGGCTCATGACGGAAGTCTGCGAAGGCGTCCACGCGGCCCATCGCCTGGGCCTCATCCATCGCGATCTCAACCCGGCGAACCTCATGATGGAGCGGCTCGAGGACGGGTCCACCCGGGCCTGCGTGCTCGACTTCGGGCTGGCCAGGGGCCTGGAGGGCGGCCGGTTCACGGAAACCGGGCAGGTGATGGGCACCGTCAGCTACATGTCCCCCGAGCAGGCGCGGGGGAAGGCGGGCCTGCTGGACCGCCGGTCGGACATCTATTCCCTGGGCGCCACCCTCTACGAGCTGCTGACCGGGGATCCGCCCTTCGGGGGGGAGGGGCTCGACTGCATGACGCGCATCGTGAAGGACGATCCGGTGCCGGTCCGGACGCACGTGCCCACCATTCCGCCGGACCTCGATACGGTGGTGCTCACCTGCCTCCAGAAGGACCCGCGCCGGCGCTACGCCACCGCCCGGGCGCTGGGGGAGGACCTCCAGCACATCCTCGACGGCGAGCCCATCCAGGCCCGCGCCGCCACGCCGGTGGAACGGATGATCCACTGGGCCCGGAAGCGCAAGGCCCTGGTGGCGGCCTCGGCCGCGGTCTGCCTGTCCATCGCGGTCTTCGGCGGGCTGGCCGTGCGGGAGCGGCTGCGGGCCCAGACCCGGGCCGCCCATGCCCAGCGGTTCGCCCAGGCCGCCGAGCGCATCGAGGCCCTGGCCCGCTACCTGCGGATCCAGCCGGCGCGGGATCTGACCCGCGACCAGGCGGATCTCCGGGCCCGGGTCGAGGCCCTGACCCGGGAAGTCCGGGCCGCGGGGCCGCTGGCGGAGGCGCCGGGTGCCTACGCGCTGGGGCGGGCCCGCCTCGCCCTGGACGATCCGTCCGGCGCCAGGACCCACCTGGAACGGGCCTGGGCCATGGGGTTCCGGACGCCCGAGGCGGCCCACGCCCAGGGGCGGGCCCTGGCCGCGATCTATCAGATCGAACAGGGGAAGGCCTACGCGCTGCCCGACCCGGACCTGAGGCAGCGGCGGCTGGAGGAGTTGATGCAGACGCTGAGGATTCCCGCGGCTGACTGGCTGAGGCGCGGCGCCAGCGCCAGCCTGGAGCCCCCGGCCTTCCGGACGGGGCTGCTCATGCTGATGGAGGGCCAGCCGCAGGAGGCGGTCCGGCTGGCCCGGGAGGCCCAGGCGCAGGCTCCCTGGTTCTACGAGGCCCTGCGGCTGGAGGCGGAGGCCTGGCTCGCCCAGGCCCACCTCGCGCAGGAAGAGCCGATCACCAGGCCCGCCCTGGCGGCGGCGGGCCGGGCCCTGGCGCAGGCCGAGCTCCGGGCCCCCTGCGATGTGGACCTTCTCCGCCTCGACCTCCGGCGCTGGCAGGAGGCGGTGGCGCTGGGCTGGCAATCGGGGGCGGACCCCCGCGGGCCCGTCCTGGCCCAGGTGGCCGTGGCGGACCGCTGGACCCTGCTGGAGCCCTCCGCGGCCGAGCCCCTGGCCTGGCGGGCGCGGGCGCGGGGGGAGATGGCCCGGTACCTGACCTACCGGGAGAGCGACCCGGGGGCCTGGCTGACCCAGGCCAGGACAGATGCGGCGGAGGCCCTGCGGCGGAACCCCGATGAAGTCGAGGCGTTCACCGCCCGGGCTTCTGTCCTACGCACGGAAGGCTTCCGCCTGTTGAGCGCGGGGGCGGATCCCTCCCAGCCCCTGAAGGAGGCCATGACCGCGGCCGATCGGGGCCTGCAGCTCGATCCGGGGCACATCGTCCTGATGAACATCCGCAGTTCCGCCCTGCTCGCCTGGATCGACCACACCCGACTGAAGGGCAGCTACCGCCGCGACGCGGTGGCGCCCTACCTGCAGCAGGCCCGGGCCACGGCGGATGCGCATCCGGGGGACGCCTACTATCAGTCGAGCCTGGGGGGCGTGGCCCAGGCCATGGCGAAGGCCAGCCTGGCCTCTGGAGGAGATCCCTCTGCCGACGCGGAGGAGGCGGTCCGGGCCTATGAGGCGGCCCTGAAGACCCAGCCCGGCCACGTGGGGTTCCATCGGGGCATCCTCATCGCCCGGGCGGTCCAGGCCAAGGCCCTGGCGCGGGATGGCCGGGATCCCGAGGGTGCAGTGGACCTGGCGCGTACGGCCTTCCATCGCGCCCGGAAGGCCCAGGTCCCCCTGGCGACCCTGACGCCCTTCCTCATGGAGGCGCTCCTGGCCGCCGCCATGCAGGCGCAAGCGCAAGGCCGGGATCCCAGCGGCTACCTGGACGAGGCCGGCCAGCTGCCGGTCCAGCTGGATGGCAGTGCGGAAGATCCCATCGAACCGGGCGCCATCCGGCTCCGCTACCTGGCGTTCCTGCTGCGCACCGGGCACCGGTCCCAGCCCCCGCACGTGCGGGAATCAGGGGAGGAACTGGCCCGGTCCCTGGTCAGGCTCAAGCCCGTGGATCCCGGGTTCTGGATGGCCCTGGCCCAGTTCCGTGAGGCCTGCGGCGATTTCGCGGGCGCCGCCCAGGTCCGGGCGAGGGGCAGGGCTCTGCATCCAGGCTGGCGGGACTTCTAG
- a CDS encoding AAA family ATPase, whose translation MTATYAHSLEPLLAECRKVIVGQPQLLNRLLVALLCRGHVLLEGLPGLAKTRTIKTLAAASHTSFHRIQFTPDLLPSDVVGTLVFDPKQLTFTPKRGPIFANLLLADEINRAPSKVQAALLEAMEERQVTLGEESFRLPDPFLVLATQNPLEQEGTFPLPEAQMDRFLFKLHVDYPKQEDEVEVLRRAHLNGDEVNPVVDAASLLAAGREAQKVRLDDAIRTYIVRLVQATRPGHGKVWKGKELLRCGASPRASLSLQASTRALAYLQGRDHVLPQDVVDLAPDVLRHRLLLTFESEADGATTDQVIAQLLQAVPRP comes from the coding sequence ATGACCGCGACCTACGCCCACTCCCTGGAACCCCTGCTCGCCGAATGCCGCAAGGTGATCGTGGGCCAACCCCAGCTGCTCAACCGCCTGCTGGTGGCCCTGCTCTGCCGCGGCCACGTCCTGCTGGAGGGCCTGCCGGGCCTGGCGAAGACGCGCACCATCAAGACGCTGGCCGCCGCCAGCCACACCAGCTTCCACCGCATCCAGTTCACGCCGGACCTGCTGCCCAGCGACGTGGTGGGGACCCTGGTCTTCGATCCCAAGCAGCTCACGTTCACCCCCAAGCGCGGCCCCATCTTCGCGAACCTGCTGCTGGCGGACGAGATCAACCGGGCGCCCTCCAAGGTGCAGGCCGCACTGCTGGAGGCCATGGAGGAGCGCCAGGTGACGCTGGGCGAGGAGAGCTTCCGCCTGCCGGATCCCTTCCTCGTGCTGGCCACCCAGAACCCGCTGGAGCAGGAGGGCACGTTCCCCCTGCCCGAAGCGCAGATGGACCGCTTCCTCTTCAAGCTCCACGTGGACTATCCGAAGCAGGAGGACGAAGTGGAGGTGCTCCGCCGCGCGCACCTGAACGGCGACGAGGTGAACCCCGTGGTGGATGCCGCGAGCCTCCTGGCCGCCGGTCGCGAGGCCCAGAAGGTGCGCCTGGACGACGCCATCCGCACCTACATCGTGCGGCTGGTGCAGGCCACCCGGCCCGGCCACGGCAAGGTCTGGAAAGGCAAGGAGCTGCTGCGCTGCGGGGCCAGCCCCCGGGCCTCGCTCTCCCTCCAGGCCTCCACCCGCGCCCTGGCCTACCTCCAGGGCCGCGACCACGTGCTGCCCCAGGACGTGGTGGACCTCGCCCCCGACGTGCTGCGCCACCGGCTCCTGCTGACCTTCGAGAGCGAGGCCGATGGCGCCACCACGGACCAGGTCATCGCCCAGCTGCTCCAGGCCGTGCCCCGCCCCTGA
- a CDS encoding thiolase family protein, translated as MRSAVIVEAKRTPIGRGVKGAYAATRPEQLGSVVIEALKPLLKDWSGLEDVLVGCAMPEGEQGMNMARLISFRAGLPITAGAATINRFCGSSQETMLMAARAIMANQGDLFLTGGVESMSKVPMMGFNPSVDPYISEHYPAAYCSMGITAENLAKEYKISRKDQDEFAYQSHQKAAAAWKAGKFEKEIVRFEAKGLDGKPVTLQQDECIRAETTLEKLGELKAAFMVDGCVTAGNSSPVTDGAAFMLVMEEGLAKSLGLKARARIIGGAVAGVEPDRMGIGPVPAVKKVLDRFGLKLDQIDAMELNEAFAAQSLAVIREGGYDMAKVNAWGGAIAVGHPLGASGARIITTLLNRLETDGGKYGIATMCIGGGQGIASIIEKI; from the coding sequence ATGCGATCCGCAGTCATCGTCGAAGCCAAGCGCACGCCCATCGGACGGGGCGTCAAGGGCGCCTACGCTGCCACCCGCCCCGAGCAGCTGGGCTCGGTGGTCATCGAGGCCCTCAAGCCGCTCCTGAAGGACTGGTCGGGCCTCGAGGACGTGCTGGTGGGCTGCGCCATGCCCGAGGGCGAGCAGGGCATGAACATGGCCCGGCTGATCAGCTTCCGCGCGGGCCTGCCCATCACCGCCGGCGCCGCCACCATCAACCGCTTCTGCGGCAGCAGCCAGGAGACCATGCTCATGGCCGCCCGGGCCATCATGGCCAACCAGGGCGACCTCTTCCTCACCGGCGGCGTGGAGAGCATGTCCAAGGTGCCCATGATGGGCTTCAACCCCAGCGTGGATCCCTACATCAGCGAACACTACCCCGCGGCCTACTGCTCCATGGGCATCACGGCTGAGAACCTGGCCAAGGAATACAAGATCTCGCGCAAGGACCAGGACGAGTTCGCCTACCAGAGCCACCAGAAGGCCGCCGCCGCCTGGAAGGCCGGGAAGTTCGAGAAGGAGATCGTCCGCTTCGAGGCCAAGGGCCTGGACGGCAAGCCCGTCACCCTCCAGCAGGACGAGTGCATCCGCGCCGAGACCACCCTCGAGAAGCTGGGCGAGCTGAAGGCCGCCTTCATGGTCGATGGGTGCGTCACCGCCGGCAACAGCTCCCCTGTCACGGACGGCGCGGCCTTCATGCTGGTGATGGAAGAAGGCCTGGCCAAGTCCCTGGGGCTGAAGGCCCGGGCCCGGATCATCGGTGGCGCCGTGGCCGGCGTGGAGCCGGACCGCATGGGCATCGGCCCCGTGCCCGCCGTGAAGAAGGTGCTGGACCGCTTCGGCCTCAAGCTCGACCAGATCGACGCCATGGAGCTGAACGAGGCCTTCGCCGCCCAGAGCCTGGCGGTGATCCGCGAGGGCGGCTACGACATGGCGAAGGTGAACGCCTGGGGCGGCGCCATCGCCGTGGGCCACCCCCTCGGCGCCAGCGGTGCGCGCATCATCACGACCCTGCTGAACCGCCTCGAGACCGACGGCGGCAAGTACGGCATCGCCACCATGTGCATCGGCGGCGGCCAGGGCATCGCGTCCATCATCGAAAAGATCTGA
- a CDS encoding 3-hydroxyacyl-CoA dehydrogenase/enoyl-CoA hydratase family protein, whose amino-acid sequence MNIKKIGVLGSGVMGSGIAAHVASAGCQVELLDIVIDEAAPDKLAEGALAALAKSKPALAMHPSFLKKIRPGNLRDHLDRLADCDWVVEVVKEDLAIKRELYGRLEPKLKAGAWVSSNTSGIPLKLLVEGRSDAFRQHFVITHFFNPVRYLRLLEFVKGPEVDDKEAQAFRTWLEESLGKEVVPAYDSPTFIGNRIGIHSIMATLQMALEEKIPFEVLDSVLGDAAARAKSAAFRTADLAGVDILAATAKNVYDLCPNDEVRDVFKFPEFLQYMLDNKLLGNKTKQGFFKKGPKDAKGKKSFLALDPATREYIPQVKRDWPILKELKGIDDPAEKVKTLLTSDTEAGRLAWRCIAPNLTYAVNRLGEVTDGPLNVDRAIKNGFAFELGPFETWDTLGVERVVARMKFEDLPIAPLVEQMLAKGVTSFYRWEHGVPVAQLNPKTLAYDAILEDKRVIILKREEGRGKVVAENGSAQLLDLGDDVACLSFRSKMNALDDGIIGLMEDTIQKHIPGRFKGLVVGNQGQHFSAGANLVMVLNAAKDKQFDLIEEVARRLQYAARMLTYAPFPTVAAPFNLALGGGCEVTMACQRAVGHAELYIGLVEVGVGVIPAGGGCLQMLLRMEEAMAAKGELGPMPKVKAAFQFIGTANVNTSFDEAQRNGYLRRTDRRVMNKAFLLNEAKQEVLKMAADFQPVKERTLRLPGRGGSEALKMAVRDFQLQGLASEHDAIIMGELANILCGGDVSLVQEISEERILELERQAFARLCSYEKTQARMDAILKSGKPLRN is encoded by the coding sequence ATGAACATCAAGAAGATCGGAGTCCTCGGGTCTGGCGTGATGGGCTCGGGCATTGCGGCGCATGTGGCGTCGGCGGGCTGCCAGGTGGAGCTGCTGGACATCGTCATCGACGAGGCGGCGCCGGACAAGCTGGCGGAAGGGGCGCTGGCGGCGTTGGCGAAGTCCAAGCCGGCCCTGGCCATGCACCCCTCGTTCCTCAAGAAGATCCGGCCCGGCAACCTGCGGGACCACCTGGACCGCCTGGCGGACTGCGACTGGGTGGTGGAAGTGGTGAAGGAGGACCTGGCCATCAAGCGGGAGCTGTACGGGCGTCTGGAGCCCAAGCTCAAGGCCGGCGCCTGGGTCAGCTCGAACACCTCGGGCATCCCCCTGAAGCTGCTGGTGGAGGGCCGCAGCGACGCCTTCCGGCAGCACTTCGTCATCACACACTTCTTCAACCCGGTGCGCTACCTGAGGCTGCTGGAGTTCGTGAAGGGCCCCGAGGTGGATGACAAGGAGGCCCAGGCCTTCCGCACCTGGCTGGAGGAGAGCCTCGGCAAGGAGGTCGTGCCGGCCTACGACAGCCCCACCTTCATCGGCAACCGCATCGGCATCCACAGCATCATGGCCACCCTGCAGATGGCCCTGGAGGAGAAGATCCCCTTCGAGGTGCTGGATTCGGTGCTGGGCGACGCGGCGGCCCGGGCCAAGAGCGCCGCCTTCCGCACGGCGGATCTGGCGGGCGTGGACATCCTCGCGGCCACCGCGAAGAACGTCTACGACCTGTGCCCGAACGACGAGGTGCGGGATGTCTTCAAGTTCCCGGAGTTCCTCCAGTACATGCTGGACAACAAGCTCCTGGGCAACAAGACGAAGCAGGGCTTCTTCAAGAAGGGTCCGAAGGACGCCAAGGGCAAGAAGAGCTTCCTGGCGCTCGATCCCGCCACCCGCGAATACATTCCGCAGGTGAAGCGGGATTGGCCCATCCTCAAGGAGCTGAAGGGCATCGACGACCCCGCGGAAAAGGTGAAGACGCTGCTCACCAGTGATACGGAAGCCGGCCGCCTGGCCTGGCGCTGCATCGCCCCCAACCTCACCTATGCCGTGAACCGCCTGGGCGAGGTGACGGACGGTCCCCTGAACGTGGACCGCGCCATCAAGAACGGCTTCGCCTTCGAGCTCGGGCCCTTCGAGACCTGGGACACCCTGGGCGTCGAGCGGGTCGTGGCCCGCATGAAGTTCGAGGACCTGCCCATCGCGCCCCTCGTGGAGCAGATGTTGGCCAAGGGGGTCACCAGCTTCTACCGCTGGGAGCACGGCGTCCCCGTGGCGCAGCTCAATCCCAAGACCCTGGCCTACGATGCGATCCTCGAAGACAAGCGCGTGATCATCCTCAAGCGCGAAGAGGGCCGCGGCAAGGTGGTGGCCGAGAATGGCAGTGCCCAGCTCCTCGACCTGGGCGATGACGTGGCCTGCCTCAGCTTCCGCAGCAAGATGAACGCCCTCGACGACGGCATCATCGGCCTGATGGAAGACACCATCCAGAAGCACATCCCCGGCCGCTTCAAGGGCCTGGTGGTGGGCAACCAGGGGCAGCACTTCAGCGCCGGCGCCAACCTCGTGATGGTGCTGAACGCCGCCAAGGACAAGCAGTTCGACCTCATCGAGGAAGTGGCCCGCCGCCTGCAGTACGCGGCCCGCATGCTCACCTATGCCCCGTTCCCCACGGTGGCGGCGCCCTTCAACCTGGCCCTGGGCGGCGGCTGCGAGGTCACCATGGCCTGCCAGCGGGCCGTGGGCCACGCCGAGCTGTACATCGGCCTGGTGGAGGTGGGCGTGGGCGTGATCCCCGCGGGCGGCGGCTGTCTCCAGATGCTGCTGCGCATGGAGGAGGCCATGGCCGCCAAGGGCGAGCTGGGCCCCATGCCCAAGGTGAAGGCCGCCTTCCAGTTCATCGGAACGGCGAACGTGAACACCAGCTTCGATGAGGCCCAGCGCAACGGCTACCTCCGCCGCACGGACCGCCGCGTGATGAACAAGGCCTTCCTGCTGAACGAGGCCAAGCAGGAAGTGCTGAAGATGGCCGCGGACTTCCAGCCCGTGAAGGAGCGCACCCTGCGCCTGCCGGGCCGGGGCGGCAGCGAGGCCCTCAAGATGGCCGTCCGCGATTTCCAGCTGCAGGGCCTGGCCAGCGAACACGACGCCATCATCATGGGCGAGCTGGCGAACATCCTGTGCGGCGGGGACGTGAGCCTCGTCCAGGAGATCAGCGAGGAGCGGATCCTGGAACTGGAGCGGCAGGCCTTCGCCCGCCTCTGCAGCTACGAAAAGACCCAGGCCCGCATGGACGCCATCCTGAAATCGGGGAAACCCCTGCGGAACTGA